The genomic DNA CGGAAAAGAAGGAAGCAAGGAAGGATGAATGTTGATGATACGGTTCGCGAAACGGCGTAAGAAATAAGGAGTAAGTATCCTCATAAACCCGGCAAGCACGACAAGGCCTATGTCATATCTGTCGATTTTCGCGACTATCTGTCTTTCGAACTCTTCCCTTGATTCAAAATCCCTGCTGTTTACGAGTTCCACAGGAATACCCTGTTTCTTAGCCCTCTCAATCGCCATGACTCCAGGAGTATCACAGACAACCACGGCTATATTTGCGGATTCTATGCCGGAATCTATCACCGCCTGAAGATTTGTTCCGCTTCCGGAAACAAACACGGCAACGTTGGTCTTTGACATCGCAGGCACCGGAAACTTGAGAAAGCAAGGGAAGAAAAAAGGGCAGCCACCTACTTTCCCACTCCTGAAAGGAGCAGTATCATCAGCCTATAAGGACTTAACTTCCGGGTTCGGGATGGGACCGGGTGCTTCCCCTTCAGCATAGCCACCCTAGAAAAAAGAAATTACCACTGAAAAAGATAATGTCAAGCTAGAATATCAGTCAGTATTAAAACCCCGTATTGGAAGAGCTCTTCCGAACCTTTTGAGCTTCTTAATGGCCTTTACCTCGATCTGCCTTATTCTCTCGCGGGTAACGTTCAATTTTTTTCCTATTTCTTCAAGGGTATATTCCTTGTCCTCATCTATACCAAAACGCATTTTAACAACTCCTTCCTCCCCGTTGCTGAGGTTGGTGCAGAGCGCGTTGCGCATGATCCGGTTCAATTCTTTGGTTTCGAGCATGTCAAGCGGAGAAGTGGAAGCCGGATCCGAAATAATATCCATTAGCCTGCAGTCGTCCTCGCCAATCGGGGACTCCAGAGAAATCGGGTCACGTGACACCTTCATGATTTTCAAGACCTTATCAAGAGGTATATCCATTGCCTCGGCTATTTCTTCCGGTCTGGGTTCCCTCCCTAATTTCTGCATCAGGGATCTCGAGATCTTGTTTAGCCTGTTTATATTTTCGGTCATGTGAAC from Candidatus Dadabacteria bacterium includes the following:
- the purN gene encoding phosphoribosylglycinamide formyltransferase, whose product is MSKTNVAVFVSGSGTNLQAVIDSGIESANIAVVVCDTPGVMAIERAKKQGIPVELVNSRDFESREEFERQIVAKIDRYDIGLVVLAGFMRILTPYFLRRFANRIINIHPSLLPSFPGTNSVRQALDYGVKKTGCTVHFVREEVDSGPIILQAVVPVTEEDTEETLLEKVHTEEYRILPEAIRLFCEGKLTLSGRKVLISF